Proteins encoded in a region of the Dorea longicatena genome:
- a CDS encoding sugar ABC transporter ATP-binding protein, with product MSEVRLQVKHVSKNFGITKALKDVSFNINKGEVHALIGENGSGKSTMTNMLTGIYTLESGQFILDGKEVHPKNQVEANEEGISIIVQELGTLSGLTVAENIFLGHEDQFVHLGIKNTAAMNKKANELLQSYGFDKIKAGDMIDDYNFEDRKLVEIVKATYFNPKIVVVDETTTALSQEGREELYKQMNRVRDNGNTVIFISHDLPEILDKSDTITILRDGVYIDTVKSADVNEDDLKKLMVGREVTGDYYRSDYGEKVSDEVVLSVKNVTVPGLIEDISFDLHKGEILGFGGLSESGMHEIGKAIFGASYDREGEVVLADGTHINDIPTAIKHSIAYTSKDRDNESVVLNQSIGDNICLPSLDELANKAHILSDKKRREFADKYAKQMSVKMNDVNQFVSNLSGGNKQKVVLARWIGKDSDIVVLDSPTRGIDIKVKQDIYQLMNQMRKNGKSIIMISEELMELIGMSDRIIIMKDGKISGELERNQNLDENGLISMMV from the coding sequence ATGAGTGAAGTGAGATTACAGGTAAAACATGTTTCTAAAAACTTCGGTATCACGAAGGCGTTGAAAGATGTGTCATTTAATATCAATAAAGGTGAGGTTCACGCACTGATCGGTGAAAATGGATCCGGTAAATCAACAATGACAAATATGTTGACAGGAATCTATACACTGGAAAGTGGACAGTTCATTCTGGATGGAAAAGAAGTTCATCCGAAGAACCAGGTAGAAGCAAATGAAGAAGGTATTTCTATCATCGTACAGGAACTTGGAACTCTTTCCGGACTGACGGTAGCAGAGAATATCTTCCTTGGACATGAAGATCAGTTCGTTCATCTGGGGATCAAGAATACCGCAGCAATGAACAAAAAAGCAAATGAGCTTTTACAATCCTATGGATTTGATAAGATCAAAGCAGGAGATATGATTGATGATTATAATTTCGAAGACCGTAAACTGGTTGAGATCGTAAAAGCTACATATTTTAATCCTAAGATCGTCGTTGTCGATGAGACGACAACTGCTCTTTCGCAGGAAGGACGTGAAGAACTGTATAAACAGATGAATCGTGTTCGTGACAATGGAAATACGGTTATCTTTATTTCCCATGACCTTCCGGAAATTCTCGACAAATCCGATACAATCACAATCCTCCGGGATGGTGTATATATCGATACGGTTAAGAGTGCAGATGTGAACGAAGATGATCTGAAGAAGCTGATGGTTGGACGTGAGGTAACAGGTGATTACTATCGTTCAGACTATGGTGAAAAAGTATCAGATGAAGTTGTATTATCCGTAAAGAATGTTACAGTTCCAGGACTGATCGAAGATATCAGCTTTGATTTACACAAAGGAGAGATCCTTGGATTCGGTGGTCTGTCAGAATCAGGTATGCATGAGATCGGTAAAGCAATCTTCGGTGCATCTTATGACAGAGAAGGTGAAGTTGTTCTGGCTGACGGAACACACATCAACGATATTCCTACAGCAATTAAGCACAGCATTGCTTATACATCCAAAGACCGTGACAATGAGTCGGTTGTGCTGAATCAGAGTATCGGTGACAATATCTGCTTACCATCATTAGATGAACTTGCTAATAAAGCACATATATTAAGCGATAAGAAACGTAGAGAGTTTGCCGATAAATATGCAAAACAGATGTCTGTAAAGATGAATGATGTAAACCAGTTCGTTTCAAATCTGTCCGGTGGTAACAAACAGAAAGTTGTTCTTGCAAGATGGATCGGAAAAGATTCTGATATCGTTGTTCTGGACAGTCCTACCCGAGGAATCGATATTAAGGTAAAACAGGACATCTATCAGTTGATGAACCAGATGAGAAAGAACGGTAAATCCATCATCATGATCTCAGAAGAGTTGATGGAGCTGATTGGTATGAGTGATCGTATCATTATTATGAAAGATGGAAAAATCAGTGGAGAACTTGAACGTAATCAGAACCTGGATGAAAATGGTCTGATTTCGATGATGGTATAA
- a CDS encoding ABC transporter permease, protein MGSQVSAKTNDKEQQLKKASKMAMVRALLPIVGLVVIFLLFNVLTDFRMMGNMSLAFSQVYVTMIAAMGVFFIMTMGGLDFSQGSILGIASIVVCILSKHGIAIAILGGIASGVIIGAINGYFYVYRKIKSFIVTICTMFLFRGFIKYMTTNAPVSGSATLINYDSTGFKVACTVVVLVIGFIAFRYTKFGTYLKAIGAGEKAAMFSGIRTDRMKFLMYVLAGALTGFAAFINVIKVGSVTSSGGNQLETQILIALVLGGMPISGGAKVRFENIVVGSLLYVVLNSGLTMMGFSTQMMQLIQGVVFLIFVAVFADRESLTVIK, encoded by the coding sequence ATGGGAAGTCAAGTAAGTGCAAAAACAAACGATAAGGAGCAGCAGCTTAAGAAAGCGTCTAAGATGGCGATGGTTCGTGCGCTCCTGCCAATCGTAGGATTGGTTGTTATTTTCCTGCTGTTCAATGTCCTGACAGATTTCCGTATGATGGGAAATATGTCACTGGCATTCTCGCAGGTATATGTTACAATGATTGCAGCTATGGGCGTATTCTTCATTATGACGATGGGCGGCCTGGACTTTTCTCAGGGATCTATCCTTGGAATTGCTTCAATCGTTGTATGTATTCTTTCAAAACATGGAATTGCAATTGCAATTCTTGGTGGTATTGCATCAGGTGTGATCATCGGTGCGATCAACGGATACTTCTACGTATACCGTAAGATCAAATCATTCATTGTTACAATTTGTACCATGTTCTTATTCCGTGGATTTATCAAATATATGACAACGAATGCACCTGTTTCCGGTTCTGCAACATTGATCAATTATGACAGTACAGGATTCAAAGTGGCTTGTACAGTAGTTGTTCTGGTTATTGGATTTATCGCATTCCGTTATACAAAATTCGGAACATATTTAAAAGCGATCGGAGCTGGTGAAAAAGCAGCAATGTTCTCAGGAATCCGTACAGACAGAATGAAATTCCTCATGTATGTACTGGCAGGTGCACTGACAGGATTTGCAGCGTTTATCAACGTTATCAAGGTCGGATCTGTTACATCTTCCGGTGGTAACCAGTTAGAGACACAGATCCTGATCGCACTGGTATTAGGTGGTATGCCGATTTCCGGTGGAGCAAAAGTAAGATTTGAAAATATCGTTGTCGGATCTCTTCTTTACGTTGTACTGAACAGTGGACTGACAATGATGGGATTCTCAACACAGATGATGCAGCTGATCCAGGGAGTTGTATTCCTGATCTTCGTAGCAGTATTCGCAGACCGTGAATCACTTACAGTTATCAAATAA
- a CDS encoding GntR family transcriptional regulator: MKNTNQEGLKYQKLYNWAHTLITSGVIKSMDKFPSETSLQKKFGYSRQTVRTALQQLEEEGLITRVRGSGTYVSYEGQLIDDNRPQVGLLLSYYSEYLFPEVYDGIESSLSEKGYRIGVAVTKNRLNDEAAYLEGMLKNNVSGLIIEGSRSAFPNPNIRLYEEIKKRNIPTIFIHNHYENMAFDSVETSDTRAAYELTRILIEHGHRKIGGILKYDDMQGIARYKGFIQCMSDYGIKYDDDCIRWYSTREMEDKFSKKGLAHIYRHTRECTALLIYNDEVAWVYLEFLEERGIHVPEDLSVVSFDDAELQDTTDIKLLSAIHPKNKLGRITGNHLLRMMDDENWQTKNYAYRFPAKLNDGNSVRKL; the protein is encoded by the coding sequence ATGAAGAACACGAATCAGGAAGGCTTAAAATATCAAAAATTATATAACTGGGCACATACCTTGATCACGAGTGGAGTGATCAAGAGTATGGATAAGTTTCCTTCAGAGACGAGTCTGCAGAAGAAATTTGGCTATTCCAGACAGACCGTAAGGACAGCACTGCAGCAGCTGGAAGAAGAAGGTCTGATCACCCGTGTGAGGGGAAGTGGAACGTATGTGTCTTATGAGGGACAGTTGATTGATGACAACCGTCCGCAGGTAGGGTTACTTTTGAGCTATTATTCCGAATATCTCTTTCCAGAGGTATATGACGGAATAGAATCATCCCTGAGCGAAAAAGGATATCGGATTGGTGTAGCGGTTACCAAGAATCGTCTGAATGATGAGGCAGCGTATCTGGAAGGAATGCTTAAGAACAATGTATCAGGACTGATCATAGAAGGGTCACGCTCTGCATTTCCGAACCCGAATATCCGTTTGTATGAAGAGATTAAGAAAAGAAATATCCCTACAATTTTTATTCATAACCATTATGAAAATATGGCATTTGACAGTGTGGAAACGTCCGATACACGGGCAGCGTATGAACTTACCAGGATATTGATCGAACATGGACACCGGAAAATTGGAGGAATCCTGAAATATGATGACATGCAGGGGATTGCACGTTATAAGGGATTTATACAGTGTATGTCCGATTATGGCATCAAATACGATGACGACTGTATCCGCTGGTATTCCACAAGAGAAATGGAAGATAAGTTCAGTAAAAAAGGACTTGCACATATTTACCGTCATACCAGGGAGTGTACAGCACTTCTGATCTACAATGACGAAGTCGCATGGGTGTATCTGGAGTTCCTGGAAGAAAGGGGAATACATGTTCCGGAAGATCTGTCTGTTGTATCCTTTGATGATGCGGAATTACAGGATACGACAGATATAAAATTGCTCTCTGCCATACATCCGAAAAATAAGCTGGGGCGGATTACGGGAAATCATCTGCTGCGTATGATGGATGATGAGAACTGGCAGACAAAGAATTATGCATATCGCTTTCCAGCAAAATTAAATGACGGAAATTCGGTGAGAAAGTTATAA
- a CDS encoding PTS transporter subunit IIABC, giving the protein MKDKIFGVLQRVGRSFMLPIAILPVAGLLLGLGSSFTNATTIATYGLQGILGEGTLLHSLLIIMNKVGSAIFDNLPLIFAVGVAIGMAKKEKEVAALSALIAYFVMHISINSMLEISGKIAADGTISKNVLEGTIASVCGINTLQMGVFGGIIVGLGVAALHNRFHKIVLPNALSFFGGSRFVPIISTITYMFVGIAMYFVWPIVQNGIYALGGLVTGTGYFGTLIFGIVKRALIPFGLHHVFYLPFWQTAVGGTMEVGGKLIQGGQNIFFAQLADSAHITHFSADATRYFSGEFIFMIFGLPGAALAMYRTAKPEKKKAAGGLLLSAALTCMLTGITEPLEFSFLFVAPVLFAVQVVLAGSAYMIAHILNIAVGLTFSGGFLDLLLFGILQGNAKTSWIRIIPVGIIYFFLYYFIFSFLIKKLDLKTPGREDDDEETKLYTKADVNARKAGNTEAGATAGSEDSLSAEITRGLGGSANIEDVDCCATRLRCTVSNPDLVNDGILKATGASGVVHRGQGVQVIYGPSVTVIKADLEDYLEHAPKELYEPQKDTESTGQNASEDATIEDKAGEKKVVDTIVISSPITGLAADLSTTPDEAFAGRMMGDGAVVTPEDAIVRAPEDGEVCFVFDTKHAIGFMTESGVSLLIHVGIDTVKLDGKGFECFVENGQAVRKGDPMLKLDLDYLRENAPSVASPVLCTELEDNQKIRLLNEGEIKAGDELFAIDIYEA; this is encoded by the coding sequence ATGAAAGACAAAATCTTTGGCGTATTGCAAAGAGTAGGGCGAAGCTTCATGCTCCCGATCGCAATCCTTCCGGTAGCAGGATTGCTCCTTGGCCTTGGTAGTTCTTTTACCAATGCCACAACGATCGCAACTTATGGACTGCAGGGAATCTTAGGAGAAGGAACACTTCTTCATTCGCTGCTGATCATCATGAACAAAGTCGGAAGTGCAATTTTCGACAACCTTCCGCTTATCTTTGCCGTTGGCGTAGCCATCGGTATGGCAAAGAAGGAGAAAGAAGTTGCAGCGTTATCTGCACTGATCGCATACTTTGTTATGCACATTTCTATTAACAGTATGCTTGAAATCAGTGGTAAGATCGCGGCAGACGGAACCATTTCCAAGAATGTGCTTGAAGGAACGATTGCTTCGGTATGTGGAATTAATACACTGCAGATGGGTGTGTTTGGCGGTATCATTGTAGGTCTTGGTGTTGCGGCACTTCACAACCGTTTCCACAAGATCGTACTGCCGAATGCGTTATCATTCTTCGGCGGTTCCAGATTCGTACCGATCATTTCAACGATTACTTATATGTTCGTCGGAATCGCAATGTATTTCGTATGGCCAATCGTGCAGAACGGTATCTATGCACTGGGTGGTCTGGTAACAGGAACGGGTTACTTTGGAACACTGATCTTCGGTATTGTAAAACGTGCACTGATCCCATTCGGTCTGCACCATGTATTCTATCTTCCATTCTGGCAGACAGCTGTCGGCGGAACGATGGAAGTCGGCGGAAAGCTGATCCAGGGAGGTCAGAATATCTTCTTCGCACAGCTTGCTGATTCTGCACATATTACGCATTTCAGCGCAGATGCAACGAGATATTTCTCAGGTGAGTTCATCTTCATGATCTTCGGACTTCCGGGAGCGGCACTTGCAATGTACCGTACAGCAAAACCAGAGAAGAAAAAAGCAGCAGGCGGACTTCTTCTTTCCGCAGCACTGACATGTATGTTAACAGGTATCACAGAGCCTCTGGAGTTCTCTTTTCTGTTCGTAGCACCGGTTCTTTTTGCAGTGCAGGTGGTACTGGCAGGTAGTGCATACATGATCGCACATATCCTGAATATTGCGGTAGGACTTACATTCTCCGGTGGATTCTTAGATCTTCTGTTATTCGGTATCCTTCAGGGAAATGCGAAGACAAGCTGGATCAGAATCATTCCGGTAGGAATTATCTATTTCTTCCTGTATTACTTTATCTTCTCATTCCTGATCAAGAAGTTAGATCTCAAGACACCGGGACGTGAAGATGATGACGAAGAGACAAAGCTTTATACAAAAGCAGATGTAAATGCGAGAAAAGCAGGCAATACGGAAGCTGGTGCAACAGCTGGTTCGGAAGATTCACTGAGTGCGGAGATCACAAGAGGACTTGGAGGATCTGCGAACATTGAAGATGTAGACTGCTGTGCGACAAGACTTCGTTGTACGGTAAGCAATCCGGATCTGGTAAATGATGGAATCTTAAAGGCGACCGGAGCATCGGGCGTGGTACACCGTGGACAGGGCGTACAGGTCATTTACGGGCCGAGTGTGACAGTTATTAAGGCGGACCTGGAAGATTATCTGGAACATGCGCCAAAAGAGTTGTATGAGCCACAGAAGGATACAGAAAGTACTGGTCAGAATGCATCAGAAGATGCTACAATAGAAGACAAGGCAGGAGAAAAGAAAGTAGTAGATACAATCGTGATCTCAAGTCCAATCACAGGACTTGCGGCAGATCTTTCCACAACGCCGGATGAAGCATTTGCCGGACGTATGATGGGAGACGGTGCTGTTGTGACACCGGAAGATGCGATCGTAAGAGCACCGGAAGACGGAGAAGTATGCTTCGTATTCGATACCAAGCATGCGATCGGATTCATGACAGAATCTGGAGTAAGCCTTCTGATCCATGTTGGCATTGATACAGTAAAACTGGACGGAAAAGGATTCGAGTGCTTCGTTGAGAACGGACAGGCAGTGAGGAAGGGTGATCCGATGCTGAAGTTGGATCTGGATTATCTGAGAGAGAATGCACCGTCTGTAGCATCACCGGTTCTCTGCACAGAGCTGGAAGACAACCAGAAGATCCGTCTTCTGAATGAAGGTGAGATCAAGGCAGGAGATGAGCTTTTCGCGATTGATATCTATGAAGCGTAA
- a CDS encoding PRD domain-containing protein, whose amino-acid sequence MYRIEKVLNHNTVMAIHQDDHKEVLIMGKGVGFGRKVAERIEVRPEDRLYSLQKYKERGGAKEIVKSIAPEFLEVTNAVLDEAEKIFGKIDRMVLFPLADHIAFAVKRIQNHEQISNPLTEDIRVLFHMEFKAAESIRPLLQKQFGIDIEDDEVGYVALHIHSAIEDEKVSQAMQMARSVRECISMVEEAIGKPIDIASLSYNRLMNHIRYMVARALSGEKLKVNMNDYMEVKFPKSFGMAQAVCDQVGESLGVKLEEVETGYLAMHIERVANDEREIEE is encoded by the coding sequence ATGTACAGGATAGAAAAAGTTTTAAATCATAATACTGTAATGGCCATCCATCAGGATGATCACAAAGAAGTCCTGATCATGGGAAAGGGAGTCGGATTCGGCAGGAAAGTTGCAGAAAGAATCGAAGTAAGACCAGAAGACCGTTTATATTCTCTCCAAAAATATAAAGAACGGGGCGGGGCAAAAGAAATCGTAAAGTCCATCGCACCGGAATTCTTAGAAGTAACGAATGCCGTGCTCGACGAGGCGGAAAAGATATTCGGGAAGATTGACCGTATGGTATTGTTCCCGCTTGCAGACCATATTGCATTTGCAGTAAAACGTATTCAGAATCATGAGCAGATCAGTAATCCGCTCACAGAGGATATCCGTGTATTATTTCACATGGAATTCAAAGCGGCAGAAAGTATCCGCCCGCTTCTTCAAAAGCAGTTTGGCATTGATATAGAAGATGATGAGGTTGGATATGTGGCTCTTCACATTCATTCGGCGATAGAGGATGAGAAAGTATCGCAGGCGATGCAGATGGCAAGATCCGTCAGAGAGTGTATCAGCATGGTAGAAGAAGCAATCGGAAAGCCGATCGATATCGCATCGTTATCCTATAACCGTCTGATGAACCATATCCGTTATATGGTAGCAAGAGCCTTAAGCGGTGAGAAGCTGAAGGTGAATATGAATGATTACATGGAAGTGAAATTTCCAAAATCGTTTGGAATGGCACAGGCAGTCTGTGATCAGGTAGGTGAGAGCCTTGGTGTGAAATTAGAAGAAGTCGAGACAGGATATTTGGCGATGCATATTGAAAGAGTCGCTAATGACGAGCGCGAAATAGAAGAATAG
- a CDS encoding methionine synthase — protein sequence MIKDTLTYDIVGSFLRPAEIKEARKDYKDGKITKEELTQAEDLVIASLVEKEVAHGLKYVTDGEFRRRWWHLDWLKEFDGFDTIHFTKEINGTSNEIELGTVTGKFFYDKNKAHPELCAWDYLHSLTQKYDGITAKKCISGPNMILIDHFLQLGNKETPYYGTDIHALIEDIAKAYQDAILDFYDHGCRYLQIDDTSWTYLIDENFQKKITALGYTKGQILNWFQLVSTKALEHKPEDFFIATHFCKGNFKGNPLFHGFYDSVAPVIAEIPYDAFFVEYDDARSGSFAPWSVLKDKDAIFVAGLISTKNPILEDHDFLKKRYAEARSVVGEQIALSPQCGFASVEEGNCIDEETQWKKIDLLVSCQDFL from the coding sequence ATGATAAAAGACACATTAACTTATGACATCGTAGGTTCTTTTTTACGACCTGCAGAAATTAAAGAAGCACGTAAAGATTATAAAGACGGTAAGATTACAAAAGAAGAATTAACACAAGCCGAAGATCTTGTAATCGCATCACTGGTAGAAAAGGAAGTGGCACACGGTTTGAAATATGTAACAGACGGAGAATTCCGCCGCAGGTGGTGGCATTTGGACTGGCTCAAAGAATTTGATGGATTCGATACCATTCATTTCACAAAAGAAATCAATGGAACCAGTAATGAAATTGAGCTTGGAACCGTTACCGGTAAGTTCTTCTATGATAAGAACAAGGCACATCCGGAGCTTTGTGCGTGGGACTATCTTCATTCTCTGACACAAAAATATGACGGTATTACGGCTAAAAAATGTATTTCCGGTCCGAATATGATCCTGATTGATCACTTCCTTCAGCTTGGTAATAAAGAGACACCTTATTACGGGACAGACATCCATGCACTGATCGAGGATATTGCAAAAGCCTATCAGGATGCAATTTTAGATTTCTACGACCATGGCTGCCGTTATCTTCAGATTGATGATACATCATGGACTTATCTCATCGATGAGAACTTCCAGAAAAAGATAACTGCTCTTGGATATACAAAAGGACAGATTCTGAACTGGTTCCAGCTTGTATCAACAAAAGCTCTGGAACACAAACCGGAAGATTTCTTTATTGCAACACATTTCTGTAAAGGAAACTTCAAGGGAAATCCTCTGTTCCATGGATTTTACGATTCCGTTGCCCCGGTAATCGCTGAAATTCCGTATGACGCATTCTTCGTGGAATACGACGATGCCCGTTCCGGTTCCTTTGCTCCATGGTCTGTCCTGAAAGATAAGGATGCTATCTTTGTCGCAGGATTAATCTCTACCAAGAACCCGATTCTGGAAGATCATGATTTTCTTAAAAAACGTTATGCCGAAGCCCGCTCCGTAGTCGGAGAGCAGATCGCACTTTCTCCGCAATGTGGCTTTGCTTCCGTTGAAGAGGGCAACTGTATTGATGAAGAGACACAGTGGAAGAAGATTGATCTTCTGGTATCTTGTCAGGATTTTCTGTAA
- a CDS encoding chromate transporter, translating to MNSRKKVLWKIFISTLYLSAFTFGGGYVIVSLMKKKFVDELHWVEEKEMLDLVAIAQSSPGAIAINGAIVVGYKLAGIAGVLVSIIGTVIPPFVIIALLSVCYNAFRTNELVSQMLEGMQAGVGAVIASVTYEMGAGIVKEKDGISLLIMAGAFVASCVFEVNVVYIVIICGLLGVLRTCMSRKGAGK from the coding sequence ATGAATAGCAGAAAAAAAGTCTTATGGAAGATATTCATTTCAACATTATATTTAAGTGCATTTACATTCGGCGGCGGTTACGTGATCGTGAGCCTGATGAAGAAGAAATTTGTAGATGAGCTTCACTGGGTCGAAGAAAAGGAAATGCTGGATCTGGTTGCGATTGCACAGTCTTCACCCGGGGCAATCGCGATAAATGGAGCAATTGTTGTAGGATATAAGCTTGCAGGAATTGCTGGTGTACTGGTATCGATCATCGGAACAGTCATTCCGCCATTTGTCATTATAGCGTTACTTTCTGTCTGTTATAATGCGTTTCGCACTAATGAACTGGTAAGTCAGATGTTGGAAGGCATGCAGGCGGGAGTCGGAGCGGTGATCGCGTCAGTAACCTATGAGATGGGCGCGGGCATAGTGAAAGAAAAGGACGGAATCTCGCTGCTGATCATGGCAGGTGCATTTGTGGCATCCTGTGTATTTGAGGTAAATGTTGTGTATATTGTGATCATATGTGGATTGTTGGGTGTCTTACGCACATGTATGAGCAGGAAAGGAGCAGGCAAATGA
- a CDS encoding chromate transporter, whose translation MIYLKLFLSFLQVGMFSFGGGYAAMPLIQGQVVTGHHWLSMSEFTDLITISQMTPGPIAVNSATFVGIKIAGIPGALAATFGCILPSCIIVTVIAKLYLKYRSMEVLQGVLGSLRPAVVAMIAAAGISILITAFWGSRDLIAVTGTKWSLVLIFAVCMILLRKVKMNPIWVMILAGVMKVGISLI comes from the coding sequence ATGATATATCTGAAGCTTTTCTTAAGTTTTTTACAGGTTGGGATGTTCAGCTTTGGTGGTGGCTATGCGGCGATGCCTCTGATACAGGGACAGGTTGTGACGGGACATCATTGGCTTAGTATGTCAGAATTTACGGATCTTATTACAATCTCTCAGATGACACCGGGACCGATCGCAGTGAATTCAGCAACCTTTGTCGGAATCAAGATTGCAGGGATACCGGGTGCTCTGGCGGCAACATTTGGATGCATTCTGCCCTCGTGTATTATCGTAACTGTCATTGCAAAACTCTATTTAAAATATCGCAGCATGGAGGTACTGCAAGGTGTGCTGGGGTCTTTAAGACCTGCAGTTGTGGCGATGATCGCGGCGGCAGGAATCTCAATCCTGATCACGGCATTCTGGGGAAGCAGGGATCTGATCGCAGTTACAGGGACGAAGTGGAGTCTGGTACTGATTTTTGCAGTCTGCATGATATTACTTCGAAAAGTGAAAATGAATCCAATATGGGTGATGATTCTGGCCGGAGTGATGAAAGTGGGAATATCACTCATTTGA
- a CDS encoding MATE family efflux transporter, producing the protein MGEKTIEKNAITEGVIWKQLLIFFFPIMLGTLIQQLYTTVDTIIVGRFVGKAALASVGGPAAVLSTIVVTFFNGLANGAAVIIAQYYGAKDRKSLHVGLHTAYLFSIVISLIVSLVGTVLTPWLLTIMNTPQDMMADSTIYLRIYFMGILFTLVYNMGAAIMRAVGDSRRPLLYLLVCCVMNIILDIVMVVGMKMGIAGAALATVISQCVSAILVTWSLTRAYDAMKLKFRELRMDARVLKKELKIGVPGALQACAYGVTNVVIQASVNSFGTDTAAGWAAYGKLDLIFWTVSSALGAAVTTFAGQNYGAGKMDRVYKSIRVNVVISYIFTGAIIVILFVFCEPLYHMFTTDPKVIKIGVYMLRFLIPSYLLSVLLENLSGGLRGLGDVFWPTVFTFGGLFFVRLPWIMILTKIHHEVEVLLISYPLAWGGTLLCLIPYYFWRKKKRMKLAGR; encoded by the coding sequence ATGGGGGAAAAAACGATTGAAAAAAATGCGATCACGGAAGGTGTTATCTGGAAACAGTTGTTGATATTCTTTTTTCCAATCATGCTGGGAACATTGATCCAGCAATTATATACAACGGTAGATACGATCATAGTGGGACGTTTTGTGGGAAAAGCGGCACTTGCCAGTGTCGGCGGACCGGCAGCAGTATTATCGACGATCGTGGTTACATTCTTTAATGGTCTGGCGAATGGAGCCGCGGTTATCATCGCACAATATTATGGTGCAAAGGACAGAAAGAGTCTGCATGTGGGACTACATACGGCATATTTGTTCTCTATTGTGATCAGTCTGATCGTATCGCTGGTTGGTACAGTGCTGACACCGTGGCTGCTTACAATTATGAATACACCGCAGGATATGATGGCAGATTCCACAATCTATCTCAGAATTTATTTTATGGGAATTCTGTTCACACTGGTCTACAATATGGGAGCAGCAATCATGAGAGCGGTCGGTGATTCCAGAAGACCACTTTTGTATCTGCTGGTCTGTTGTGTGATGAACATCATCCTGGATATCGTTATGGTGGTAGGAATGAAGATGGGAATTGCCGGAGCTGCGCTTGCAACTGTGATTTCGCAGTGTGTCAGTGCAATTCTGGTTACATGGTCGCTGACCAGGGCATATGATGCTATGAAATTAAAGTTCCGGGAGCTTCGGATGGATGCCAGAGTATTGAAAAAAGAATTGAAGATCGGTGTTCCGGGAGCGCTTCAGGCATGTGCATACGGTGTGACGAATGTGGTGATCCAGGCATCGGTCAACAGCTTTGGTACGGATACCGCTGCTGGATGGGCAGCTTATGGAAAGCTTGACTTGATCTTCTGGACGGTATCGAGTGCGCTTGGAGCAGCAGTGACGACATTTGCCGGACAGAATTACGGAGCAGGAAAGATGGACAGGGTATATAAGAGCATCCGGGTGAATGTGGTGATCTCTTATATATTTACGGGAGCGATTATTGTAATACTTTTTGTATTCTGCGAGCCATTATATCATATGTTCACGACAGATCCGAAAGTTATTAAGATCGGAGTATATATGTTGCGTTTCCTGATACCGAGTTATCTGTTAAGTGTACTACTTGAAAATCTGTCGGGAGGCCTGCGCGGACTGGGAGATGTATTCTGGCCGACGGTATTTACGTTTGGAGGATTGTTCTTTGTAAGACTTCCGTGGATCATGATTCTTACGAAGATCCATCATGAGGTGGAAGTTCTGCTGATCAGCTATCCGCTTGCATGGGGAGGGACACTGTTGTGTCTGATTCCGTATTATTTCTGGCGAAAGAAAAAGAGAATGAAACTGGCAGGAAGATAG